A portion of the Desulfobaculum bizertense DSM 18034 genome contains these proteins:
- a CDS encoding EAL and HDOD domain-containing protein yields the protein MDHSHSGNPISCIAESVCVARQPIFDTDRKVFGYELLFRESRGDSCAAVTDGNSATAKVISDGFVLAKEAMGKGQRALINFTSKLLLDGVAYALPADTAVIEILEDVQPTPEILDALKALKDGGYTLALDDYMGEQALAPFLPLVDIVKVDFLGLNQDPDSIRSVVEPLRSFGCTLLAEKIEDTKDFTLACELGFTLFQGYYFSRPEILPGRKLSSSKLARMQLVQELSDPNCEIQQLAKIVQSDLSLSLRLLQYINSIGFGVRYKVDSVARALTLLGQKQLRQWLRVAVMADLSMTEQSHEVAFLSVQRGRFLESMGEELRGVDVSPDALFLLGLFSFVDCLLGIPMQDVLSGLSLDSELKQALLEREGRFAPFLNLSQAYEAGEEASILQNASQLGVPLATADNCYSRSFLWTQQVLGVHDK from the coding sequence ATGGATCATTCGCATTCCGGGAATCCTATTTCCTGCATTGCGGAATCTGTTTGCGTGGCCCGGCAACCTATCTTTGATACAGACAGGAAAGTCTTTGGCTACGAGCTCCTTTTTCGTGAGTCCCGCGGCGATTCCTGCGCCGCGGTGACTGACGGGAATAGCGCAACAGCAAAAGTCATTAGCGACGGCTTTGTCCTTGCCAAAGAGGCAATGGGAAAAGGCCAGCGCGCACTTATTAACTTCACCTCAAAGCTTTTGCTGGATGGCGTCGCCTATGCCTTGCCAGCAGATACAGCCGTAATTGAAATTCTTGAGGATGTTCAGCCAACACCAGAAATTCTGGATGCGCTTAAGGCCCTCAAGGATGGCGGTTACACCTTGGCCTTGGATGACTACATGGGAGAGCAGGCGCTTGCCCCGTTTCTCCCACTTGTCGACATCGTCAAAGTCGATTTCCTCGGTCTGAATCAGGACCCTGATTCCATCCGCTCCGTTGTTGAACCTTTGCGCAGTTTCGGCTGCACTCTGCTTGCTGAAAAAATCGAGGACACAAAAGATTTCACTCTTGCCTGTGAACTCGGGTTTACCCTCTTTCAAGGGTATTACTTTTCTCGGCCAGAAATATTGCCGGGGCGAAAGCTTTCCTCCAGTAAGCTTGCGCGTATGCAGCTCGTGCAGGAGTTGAGCGATCCCAACTGTGAAATTCAGCAGCTTGCCAAGATTGTTCAGTCCGACCTCTCTTTGAGTTTGCGCCTGTTACAGTACATCAACTCCATTGGCTTTGGCGTTCGCTACAAAGTCGACTCTGTCGCCAGAGCTTTGACCCTGCTCGGCCAGAAGCAGCTGCGTCAGTGGCTTCGCGTCGCCGTTATGGCCGATCTCTCCATGACAGAGCAGTCTCACGAGGTCGCCTTTCTCTCTGTTCAGCGTGGGCGCTTTCTTGAAAGCATGGGCGAAGAATTACGCGGTGTCGATGTCTCCCCAGATGCGCTCTTTTTACTCGGCCTTTTTTCCTTTGTGGATTGCCTTCTCGGCATCCCCATGCAGGATGTCTTGAGTGGCCTTTCACTCGACAGTGAACTCAAGCAGGCCTTGCTCGAACGCGAAGGCCGTTTCGCGCCCTTCCTTAACCTTTCTCAGGCCTACGAGGCTGGCGAAGAGGCCTCTATCCTCCAGAACGCCAGCCAGCTCGGCGTCCCTCTCGCTACCGCCGACAACTGCTACTCCCGCTCCTTCCTCTGGACTCAGCAAGTCCTCGGCGTTCATGACAAGTAA
- the hemC gene encoding hydroxymethylbilane synthase, protein MKKITIATRGSKLALWQANHIKDCLQAQYEGLDVELLIIKTTGDKILDVPLAKVGGKGLFVKEIEEAMLNGRADLAVHSMKDVPVELPEGLVVGVNPTREDNTDSLLSVEYGSVDELPEGAKIGTSSLRRRAQLLALRPDLNVLDLRGNVDTRLRKLMEGQYDAIVMATAGVKRLGLSAPKVSPLAPPTFIPAVAQGALGIEYAEDGPMAEFLEFLNCRNSRVTVQAERGFLTGLNGGCQVPIGSHAVLDGDTVALTGCVWNVEGTITIRKEISGPADKAFQLGLDLAQQVLDAGAKEILDELYCDA, encoded by the coding sequence ATGAAAAAAATTACCATCGCCACTCGCGGAAGCAAGCTCGCCCTTTGGCAGGCCAACCACATCAAGGACTGCCTTCAGGCTCAGTATGAGGGCCTCGACGTCGAGCTGCTCATCATCAAGACCACTGGCGACAAGATTCTCGACGTCCCTCTCGCCAAGGTTGGCGGCAAAGGTCTCTTCGTTAAAGAAATTGAAGAAGCCATGCTCAACGGCCGCGCTGACCTCGCCGTCCACAGCATGAAAGATGTCCCGGTCGAGCTTCCAGAAGGCCTCGTCGTCGGCGTTAACCCCACCCGTGAGGACAACACCGACTCACTCCTCTCTGTGGAGTATGGTAGCGTTGACGAGCTTCCAGAAGGCGCAAAAATCGGTACCTCTTCCCTCCGTCGCCGCGCTCAGCTTCTCGCTCTGCGCCCCGACCTCAACGTCCTCGACCTGCGCGGAAACGTCGACACCCGTCTGCGGAAACTCATGGAAGGCCAGTATGACGCTATCGTTATGGCGACCGCTGGCGTGAAGCGTCTCGGACTCTCCGCCCCCAAGGTCTCCCCGCTCGCTCCGCCGACCTTCATCCCCGCCGTCGCGCAGGGCGCCCTCGGTATTGAGTATGCCGAAGATGGTCCCATGGCTGAATTTCTCGAATTTCTGAACTGTCGCAACTCTCGCGTTACGGTTCAGGCTGAGCGCGGTTTCCTCACCGGTCTCAACGGCGGCTGTCAGGTGCCCATCGGCTCTCACGCCGTCCTCGACGGCGACACCGTGGCCCTCACCGGCTGTGTCTGGAACGTCGAAGGAACCATCACCATTCGGAAAGAAATCTCCGGTCCCGCCGACAAGGCTTTCCAGCTCGGTCTCGACCTCGCTCAGCAGGTCCTCGATGCTGGTGCTAAGGAAATCCTCGACGAATTATATTGCGACGCATAA
- a CDS encoding FmdB family zinc ribbon protein, whose amino-acid sequence MPIHEFRCKKCGEEFEELVIGSSTSVKCPSCGSDKTEQLMSCCRFSTNGSPSPVGSASSSSSSSGGCAGCSGGNCSSCGH is encoded by the coding sequence ATGCCTATTCATGAATTTAGATGCAAAAAGTGCGGTGAAGAATTCGAGGAACTCGTCATCGGTTCCAGTACTTCTGTAAAATGCCCCTCTTGCGGGTCAGACAAGACCGAGCAGCTCATGAGCTGTTGCCGATTCTCCACGAACGGCAGCCCCTCTCCCGTTGGCTCCGCGTCCAGCAGCTCCTCCTCCAGTGGCGGCTGCGCTGGGTGCTCCGGCGGAAACTGTTCCTCCTGCGGACATTAA
- a CDS encoding D-sedoheptulose 7-phosphate isomerase, which yields MPNSARNIVLEHATEGARLREEFFRDAADQIVEIARLMAVCLARGGKILLAGNGGSAADAQHLAAEFVNRFLMERPPLPAIALTTDSSILTAVGNDYGFDQVFEKQVLALGNPGDVFLAISTSGNSTNLVRALRAAQEKGLTSICLSGKTGGEMAPLCEHKILVPHEHTPLIQEIHIAAGHLLCQLVDYYLFEAVVELTPYLEED from the coding sequence ATGCCAAACAGCGCACGAAATATCGTTTTGGAGCACGCCACAGAAGGCGCTCGACTTCGCGAAGAATTCTTTCGCGACGCTGCCGATCAGATTGTGGAAATTGCTCGGCTCATGGCCGTTTGCCTCGCTCGCGGAGGAAAAATTCTCCTCGCAGGTAATGGTGGCTCTGCCGCGGACGCGCAGCACCTCGCTGCGGAATTCGTCAATAGATTCCTGATGGAACGCCCGCCGCTCCCAGCAATTGCTCTGACAACCGACAGCTCTATTTTGACCGCCGTCGGAAATGATTATGGATTCGATCAGGTGTTCGAAAAGCAGGTCCTCGCCCTCGGTAACCCCGGAGACGTCTTCCTTGCCATCTCAACCTCTGGGAACAGCACCAACCTTGTTCGCGCCCTGCGCGCCGCTCAGGAAAAAGGCCTCACCAGCATTTGCCTCTCTGGCAAAACCGGTGGCGAAATGGCCCCCCTCTGCGAGCACAAGATCTTGGTCCCCCATGAGCACACACCTCTGATTCAGGAAATCCACATCGCCGCAGGGCATCTGCTTTGCCAGCTCGTGGATTACTATCTGTTTGAAGCTGTGGTGGAACTCACTCCATATCTTGAGGAAGATTAA
- a CDS encoding ABC transporter substrate-binding protein codes for MKRVLLIALVLLFATAGMARAAESIRIGFNIPLTGDIPKVGESSRNAAEMLKEDINSKGGLLVGDKSYPLEFIYEDNESKAESAVNVALKMIERDEVLAIIGPNSSKQAVPAGGTCDDNRTPMISPWSTNPDTTLDRPWVFRAAFLDPFQGPVAANFAAKKFGAKTAGVLFDISNDYSKGLAEIFRQVWEEKMGKDTVLAFESHGTKDQDFSAQLTKIISAKPDFIFVPDNYNQVALIVKQAHDLGWKGPFMGSDAWGSAELLDLCGKDCVGQYFSTHYAAAGAKGATKEFIDRFAKKYGYVPDDVAALTWDATRMVLQAIQDTGEVKSSVRKMRRSIRDALSDIEKFDGVTGAMHFDEQGDPVKCAVVVRISEDNEFVFTEQVCPDE; via the coding sequence ATGAAACGGGTATTGCTCATTGCTCTTGTACTACTTTTTGCCACTGCTGGGATGGCGCGGGCAGCTGAGAGCATTCGCATAGGCTTTAATATTCCTCTGACGGGCGACATTCCAAAAGTTGGGGAGTCCTCCCGTAATGCTGCGGAAATGCTGAAAGAAGACATTAACTCAAAAGGTGGTCTTCTGGTTGGAGACAAGAGTTATCCTCTGGAGTTCATCTATGAAGATAATGAATCCAAGGCAGAGTCCGCAGTGAACGTTGCGCTTAAGATGATCGAGCGCGATGAAGTTTTGGCAATCATTGGCCCGAATTCTTCAAAGCAGGCTGTTCCTGCTGGTGGTACCTGTGATGACAATCGTACACCAATGATTTCACCATGGTCTACCAACCCCGACACAACGCTGGATCGCCCGTGGGTCTTCCGGGCCGCATTCCTTGACCCGTTCCAGGGTCCCGTGGCCGCCAACTTTGCCGCAAAGAAATTTGGCGCAAAGACTGCTGGCGTGCTCTTCGACATCTCCAATGACTACTCAAAAGGCCTTGCCGAAATTTTCCGGCAGGTCTGGGAAGAAAAGATGGGCAAGGATACCGTGCTGGCCTTTGAGTCGCATGGCACCAAAGATCAGGACTTCTCTGCACAGCTCACCAAAATTATTTCCGCCAAGCCTGACTTTATTTTTGTCCCGGACAACTACAATCAGGTCGCCCTTATTGTGAAGCAGGCCCACGACCTTGGCTGGAAAGGTCCCTTTATGGGGTCAGATGCCTGGGGTTCTGCCGAACTGCTGGACCTTTGCGGCAAGGACTGCGTGGGGCAGTACTTCTCAACCCACTATGCCGCTGCTGGCGCCAAGGGCGCAACAAAGGAATTCATTGATCGCTTTGCCAAAAAGTATGGCTACGTGCCGGATGATGTTGCCGCTCTGACGTGGGATGCTACCCGCATGGTCTTGCAGGCCATTCAGGACACTGGCGAAGTGAAATCTTCGGTGCGCAAAATGCGCCGCTCCATTCGCGACGCGCTGTCTGACATTGAAAAGTTCGACGGTGTAACGGGCGCCATGCACTTTGATGAGCAGGGTGATCCGGTCAAATGCGCTGTTGTGGTGCGCATTAGCGAAGATAATGAGTTCGTTTTCACTGAGCAGGTTTGCCCAGACGAGTAA